From a single Bacillus pseudomycoides DSM 12442 genomic region:
- a CDS encoding SpaA isopeptide-forming pilin-related protein, producing the protein MKRRMLTKCFGIISLIIMLLGISIPQAAAEIIHQEKFQMNWNYIKFKGTEVKVKADLLRTSSKDVAYCLSPDLNSPNGDDLSEIGKENDFVYRVLLYGYPQKTPAELGVSTKEEAYYATQLAIWIASKKIEIADSKPENQQVYNLVKHLVEKASKGTEVQETYLNVIPTGKQTVEQNGEYFETNLYRVQSNSVSGVYSVQMEGAPEGAKIINEQGEKKNEFSIEEKFKVMIPKNATSGNFKIRVNAKLQSLQAVTFDGQQRIQDVTALLPRMSEKSSTDIVVGWEFWGSLKIMKVGENREALKGAVFEVVSENGDFRQEITTTENGIATLNKLPTGTYVVKEIQAPEGYVLDPTIKKMEVKTGEIAEIEIKNQKITSGLEIKKVHATYGNAKQSYDIQSKEGAMENDLASKEKHHLPSTGTKFPTVPFVGLGLIILGIYILKIGKNHS; encoded by the coding sequence ATGAAACGTAGAATGTTAACAAAATGTTTTGGAATTATAAGTTTAATCATTATGTTGCTAGGGATTTCTATTCCACAAGCAGCAGCCGAGATAATACATCAAGAAAAGTTTCAAATGAACTGGAATTATATTAAATTCAAAGGTACTGAAGTAAAGGTAAAGGCAGACTTACTAAGAACGTCATCAAAAGATGTTGCATATTGTTTATCACCTGATCTGAATTCACCTAATGGAGATGATCTTTCTGAAATTGGAAAAGAGAATGATTTTGTATATCGTGTCTTACTTTATGGATACCCTCAAAAAACGCCGGCTGAATTAGGAGTTTCTACAAAAGAGGAAGCCTACTATGCAACTCAACTAGCTATCTGGATTGCATCTAAAAAAATTGAAATTGCCGATTCAAAGCCAGAAAACCAACAGGTATATAACCTTGTAAAGCATTTGGTAGAAAAAGCTTCTAAAGGTACTGAAGTTCAGGAAACATATTTGAACGTAATACCTACTGGAAAACAAACTGTAGAGCAAAATGGGGAATATTTTGAAACAAATTTATATAGAGTTCAATCAAATTCAGTATCTGGAGTATACTCAGTTCAAATGGAGGGTGCACCAGAAGGAGCTAAAATTATAAATGAACAAGGTGAAAAAAAGAATGAATTCTCTATAGAGGAAAAATTTAAAGTTATGATTCCCAAAAACGCAACAAGTGGAAATTTCAAGATCAGAGTAAATGCAAAATTGCAGAGCTTACAAGCAGTTACCTTTGATGGCCAACAAAGGATTCAAGATGTAACTGCTTTATTACCAAGAATGAGTGAAAAAAGCAGTACAGATATAGTAGTAGGATGGGAATTTTGGGGGTCATTAAAAATTATGAAGGTAGGAGAAAATAGAGAGGCTTTAAAAGGGGCAGTGTTTGAGGTTGTAAGTGAAAATGGGGATTTTAGACAAGAAATCACTACAACTGAGAATGGGATTGCTACATTAAATAAACTTCCTACCGGTACGTATGTTGTAAAAGAAATTCAGGCTCCAGAAGGTTATGTACTTGATCCTACAATAAAAAAAATGGAAGTAAAAACTGGCGAGATAGCAGAAATAGAAATAAAGAATCAAAAAATAACAAGTGGCCTGGAAATTAAAAAAGTGCATGCTACATATGGAAATGCTAAACAATCTTATGATATACAAAGTAAAGAGGGCGCAATGGAAAATGATCTTGCAAGTAAGGAAAAGCATCACCTGCCATCAACAGGAACGAAGTTTCCAACTGTCCCGTTTGTAGGACTAGGATTGATTATTTTAGGAATCTATATATTAAAAATAGGGAAAAATCATAGTTAA
- a CDS encoding MarR family winged helix-turn-helix transcriptional regulator, with protein sequence MNQRVFSELDLTSLLSLSFSTVINELHDRLNELGFGDIRPAHGFMFKCITPDGATGIELAEYLGITKQAVSKMVDYLEKSGYVMRQTHPTDKRGKIIVLTERGWLVLKAKEEILTDIERRWIENIGAERMQMLKEDLTKLVYETNEGKLSLRFRPVW encoded by the coding sequence ATGAATCAACGAGTATTTAGTGAATTAGATCTTACATCACTTTTGTCATTATCCTTTAGTACGGTGATTAATGAACTACATGACAGATTGAATGAATTGGGATTTGGAGATATTAGACCTGCACATGGTTTTATGTTTAAATGTATTACCCCTGATGGAGCAACAGGTATAGAACTAGCCGAATACTTAGGAATTACAAAACAAGCTGTAAGTAAAATGGTGGATTATCTTGAGAAAAGTGGTTATGTAATGCGCCAAACTCACCCCACTGATAAAAGAGGGAAGATTATCGTTTTGACCGAACGAGGATGGTTAGTATTGAAAGCAAAAGAAGAAATACTAACTGATATTGAGAGACGCTGGATTGAAAACATAGGTGCTGAGCGCATGCAAATGCTCAAAGAAGATTTAACAAAATTAGTTTATGAAACAAATGAAGGTAAATTGTCATTGAGGTTTAGACCTGTTTGGTAA
- a CDS encoding DUF3238 domain-containing protein, which translates to MTHIVKIKASVFIPMSWTEPMKDTQTGNIIQFEGDSREFTPYTVNTMRSRVEQEVVADFYKKEIFSYANTGITTEKVTTLDGSVNKRTGKASTEDILCTDIVWSSDDVKFQMSASASQPLNVYAPPVDYLLTVRVQKDGTVDIQGTHDGFPCFEFYKQIDFGPFEEIYTHDFRETGDTPEALAGEMDYSFKKIL; encoded by the coding sequence ATGACTCACATTGTTAAAATTAAAGCAAGTGTATTTATTCCAATGTCTTGGACTGAACCTATGAAGGATACTCAAACGGGTAATATAATTCAATTCGAAGGTGATTCACGTGAATTTACCCCTTATACTGTAAACACTATGCGCTCAAGAGTTGAACAGGAAGTAGTTGCAGATTTTTATAAAAAAGAAATTTTCTCATATGCAAATACTGGTATAACAACAGAAAAAGTCACAACACTAGATGGTTCTGTTAATAAAAGAACAGGAAAAGCTAGTACGGAAGATATTTTGTGTACTGATATTGTATGGAGTTCTGATGACGTCAAGTTTCAAATGAGTGCAAGTGCTAGCCAACCATTAAATGTATATGCACCTCCTGTTGACTATCTATTAACTGTACGTGTCCAAAAAGATGGTACTGTCGATATTCAAGGTACACATGATGGATTCCCTTGTTTTGAGTTTTATAAGCAAATAGATTTTGGACCATTTGAAGAAATTTATACACATGATTTCAGAGAAACAGGTGATACGCCTGAAGCGCTAGCTGGAGAAATGGATTATAGTTTTAAAAAAATATTGTAA
- a CDS encoding DsbA family oxidoreductase, whose product MTVKIIVYSDFICPFCFLGTGPLDEVVKEKDVKVEWMPFELRPSPSPKIDPRTQPRVMEAWNSFIYPTAKKLGLEIKLPHLRSYTHLAFEGYQFAKEHGKGNEFHHRVFIAHFQEEQSIEDIEVLTKLADEVGLSQEAFKEALVSRKYRKMHREAIKHAHVEAQIMAVPTFIIGDEVIQGFTSKEKLTKAIDQEIEKNKENELDGLQCSIDGDC is encoded by the coding sequence ATGACTGTGAAAATTATAGTTTATTCTGATTTTATATGTCCATTTTGTTTTTTAGGAACAGGTCCTTTAGATGAGGTTGTAAAGGAAAAAGATGTAAAAGTAGAATGGATGCCATTTGAATTGCGTCCTAGTCCATCTCCGAAAATTGATCCACGGACTCAACCTCGTGTAATGGAAGCTTGGAATTCATTTATTTATCCTACTGCTAAAAAATTAGGATTAGAAATAAAGTTACCACATTTGCGTTCGTATACGCACCTTGCGTTTGAAGGTTACCAATTTGCAAAGGAACATGGAAAAGGAAATGAGTTTCACCATAGAGTGTTTATTGCACATTTCCAAGAGGAACAAAGTATTGAAGACATCGAAGTGTTAACAAAATTAGCGGACGAAGTGGGACTTTCTCAGGAAGCATTTAAAGAAGCATTAGTATCACGAAAGTACCGAAAAATGCATCGAGAAGCTATAAAGCATGCCCATGTAGAAGCACAAATTATGGCTGTTCCAACGTTCATTATTGGTGACGAAGTTATTCAAGGTTTTACTAGCAAAGAAAAATTAACAAAGGCAATTGATCAAGAAATAGAGAAGAATAAAGAGAATGAGTTGGATGGACTGCAATGTAGTATAGATGGGGATTGTTAA
- a CDS encoding FMN-dependent NADH-azoreductase — MTTVLFVKANNRPAEQAVSVKLYEAFLASYKESHPNDTVVELDLYNEELPYVGVDMINGTFKSGRGVDLTAEEAKAVAVADKYLDQFLAADKVVFAFPLWNLTIPAVLHTYIDYLNRTGKTFKYTPEGPVGLIGDKKVALLNASGGVYSKGPKAEMEMAIKYVVSMMGFFGAKDIEKVVIEGHNQFPDKAEEIIAAGLEKAIKVASTF; from the coding sequence ATGACAACAGTTTTATTTGTAAAAGCAAACAATCGTCCAGCAGAACAAGCAGTTAGTGTGAAATTATATGAGGCTTTTTTAGCAAGTTATAAAGAATCACATCCAAATGATACAGTGGTAGAGCTTGATTTATACAATGAAGAATTACCATATGTAGGAGTAGATATGATTAACGGGACATTTAAGTCTGGTAGAGGAGTTGATTTAACAGCAGAAGAAGCAAAAGCAGTAGCTGTTGCTGATAAATATTTAGATCAATTCCTTGCAGCTGATAAAGTTGTGTTTGCTTTCCCATTATGGAACTTAACAATCCCAGCTGTACTACACACATATATTGATTACTTAAACCGCACGGGCAAAACATTTAAATATACGCCAGAAGGTCCAGTAGGTCTTATTGGAGATAAGAAAGTTGCATTATTAAATGCAAGTGGCGGTGTATATTCGAAAGGCCCAAAAGCTGAAATGGAAATGGCTATTAAATATGTAGTAAGTATGATGGGCTTCTTCGGTGCAAAAGATATAGAGAAAGTAGTGATTGAAGGACACAATCAATTCCCTGATAAAGCAGAAGAGATTATTGCTGCAGGGCTTGAAAAAGCGATTAAAGTAGCAAGTACGTTTTAA
- a CDS encoding MFS transporter, which translates to MERLWTKNYIMLTITALLLFSGFYLLMPTLPIFIKQLGGSESQVGFIIGVFTISAVILRPIVGGLMDRYGRRVFIISGLLFFAITMYFYDWVTGVIFLVVLRILHGISWAIATTSIGTAVTDVIPQSRR; encoded by the coding sequence ATGGAACGTTTATGGACAAAAAACTATATAATGCTGACCATTACAGCATTATTACTATTTAGTGGTTTTTATTTACTCATGCCAACACTACCTATTTTTATTAAACAATTAGGTGGAAGTGAATCTCAAGTTGGATTTATTATAGGAGTGTTTACAATATCAGCAGTCATTTTACGTCCTATTGTTGGAGGATTAATGGATCGATATGGTCGACGAGTATTTATAATAAGCGGACTACTATTTTTTGCAATTACAATGTATTTTTATGATTGGGTAACAGGAGTTATATTTTTAGTGGTATTACGTATCCTTCATGGAATCAGCTGGGCAATTGCTACAACTTCGATCGGAACAGCTGTGACTGATGTGATTCCACAATCTCGTCGC
- a CDS encoding DUF2691 family protein: MEKIGLFFKIPMEKGNLRIESILELFIKIENYNWHIPVNDCLVFTNNKYGDNNFLDNKEFETGSKLKEALTTTDFYPIFLNLRAYLHEIPTFEISNTSVNTIPEFLNSKCSLMFVIIDCYEIAVFVNNIEDFPNIQQEILSQGYEDFRFIDKSANWHFS; the protein is encoded by the coding sequence ATGGAGAAAATTGGTTTGTTTTTCAAAATTCCTATGGAAAAAGGCAACTTGCGAATAGAGAGCATATTAGAATTATTCATCAAAATAGAGAATTATAATTGGCACATTCCTGTAAACGATTGTTTAGTATTCACTAATAATAAATACGGTGATAACAACTTTTTAGATAACAAAGAGTTTGAAACTGGAAGTAAGTTAAAAGAAGCGTTAACGACAACAGATTTTTATCCAATATTTTTAAACCTTAGAGCGTACTTACACGAAATACCAACATTCGAAATAAGTAATACTTCAGTGAATACTATCCCTGAATTTTTAAATAGTAAATGTAGTTTAATGTTTGTAATTATAGATTGTTATGAGATAGCAGTTTTCGTAAATAATATAGAGGATTTTCCAAATATACAACAAGAAATTTTGTCACAAGGATATGAGGATTTTCGATTTATAGATAAATCTGCAAACTGGCATTTCTCCTGA
- a CDS encoding phosphotransferase — protein sequence MSNYENEEMLTGGNVSNVYRSEGTVRRELKPDSTKIHKLLNHLENKGFSYAPKFLGIDEKDREILSFIEGEAGNYPLKEYMWSNDVLKEIAKMLRLYHDAVSDFPLSDDWKPMDNTPNKIEVVCHNDFAIYNIIFNHEKPVGIIDFDVVGPGPRLWDIAYTLYTCVPLSRVYHTETGEAVYYNLLQHADRIKQRVKLFFESYGEGMEEDYLEMVLLRLEGLCKYMKRKAKEGDINFQKMIDEGHLEHYQNDIKFIREHGKEWI from the coding sequence ATGTCAAACTACGAAAACGAAGAAATGCTAACGGGAGGGAATGTTTCAAACGTATATCGTTCGGAAGGTACTGTTCGACGAGAATTAAAGCCAGACAGTACCAAAATTCATAAGCTATTAAATCATTTGGAAAACAAAGGTTTTAGTTATGCACCAAAGTTTTTAGGTATTGATGAAAAAGATAGAGAGATATTATCATTTATTGAAGGAGAAGCTGGTAATTATCCTTTAAAAGAATACATGTGGTCTAATGATGTTTTAAAAGAAATAGCGAAGATGCTCCGTCTTTACCATGATGCTGTGAGTGACTTTCCGTTATCAGATGATTGGAAACCAATGGATAATACTCCAAATAAAATAGAGGTTGTATGCCACAATGATTTTGCAATATACAACATTATTTTTAATCACGAAAAACCAGTAGGTATTATTGATTTTGATGTTGTTGGTCCTGGTCCAAGACTTTGGGACATAGCCTATACTCTTTATACTTGTGTCCCCTTAAGTAGAGTTTATCATACTGAAACAGGTGAGGCAGTTTATTATAATTTATTACAGCATGCCGACCGTATAAAACAAAGAGTTAAGTTGTTTTTTGAATCCTACGGTGAGGGTATGGAAGAAGATTATTTGGAGATGGTATTGCTACGATTAGAAGGGTTATGTAAATACATGAAAAGAAAAGCCAAAGAAGGCGATATAAATTTTCAAAAAATGATAGATGAAGGACATCTTGAACATTATCAAAACGATATTAAATTCATTCGTGAACATGGAAAAGAGTGGATTTAA
- the mtnN gene encoding 5'-methylthioadenosine/S-adenosylhomocysteine nucleosidase — protein sequence MKRIGIIGAWQPELNYLHEEYPSRKVRKIAAWEFYHHNINNLEIISVISGVGKTNCSSCTQLLISEFHPDEIYMTGICGSLSDSIKGGEIVIARQMLQHDVTNAGKGDDVWDLYTGRTSIIDGNNSIFSDFLNFAINTSEHKINNGMVISGDQRIREDALRLSLSSTHNAIAVDQEIASFSYVSYVNKIPFLCVKSVSDQADNKTIEDQKRFKLLACKNSCKLLIEFLLR from the coding sequence ATGAAGAGGATAGGAATAATTGGAGCTTGGCAACCTGAACTAAATTATTTACACGAAGAATATCCGAGTAGAAAAGTTCGTAAAATTGCCGCATGGGAATTCTATCATCATAATATTAACAATTTAGAGATTATATCCGTTATAAGTGGTGTTGGAAAAACAAACTGTTCTAGTTGTACACAATTACTTATATCAGAGTTTCATCCTGATGAAATATATATGACAGGAATTTGTGGAAGTTTGTCAGATAGCATCAAGGGTGGAGAAATTGTCATTGCAAGACAAATGCTCCAACATGATGTTACGAATGCTGGAAAAGGCGATGATGTGTGGGACCTATATACTGGTAGAACATCCATTATTGATGGCAATAATTCTATATTTAGTGATTTTCTTAATTTTGCTATCAATACCAGTGAACATAAAATCAACAATGGGATGGTTATATCGGGAGACCAACGTATTAGAGAAGATGCTTTGAGACTATCCTTAAGCAGTACCCATAATGCTATTGCTGTTGACCAAGAAATAGCATCTTTTTCATATGTTTCTTATGTTAATAAAATACCATTCCTATGCGTGAAGTCTGTATCCGACCAAGCAGATAATAAAACTATTGAAGACCAAAAAAGATTTAAGCTCTTGGCATGTAAAAATTCATGTAAATTATTAATTGAGTTTCTATTGAGATAG
- a CDS encoding GNAT family N-acetyltransferase, translated as MIREAEPKDSNVIENLYKKLAPHSKNIKVLPERIEQIRNDSNNFLFVYEEDCKVKGSIFMTFCLDPGYQFRPYTVLEYVIVNEDFRGNGIGEKLLKHVEQISIARGSTRIILLSSTTRIEAHKFFAKNGYNGTISKGFKKYISIN; from the coding sequence ATGATTCGTGAAGCTGAACCAAAAGACAGTAATGTAATTGAAAATTTATATAAAAAATTAGCACCGCATAGTAAAAACATTAAGGTTTTACCAGAAAGAATTGAGCAGATAAGGAATGATTCTAATAATTTCTTATTTGTTTATGAGGAAGATTGTAAAGTTAAAGGAAGTATATTTATGACTTTTTGTCTTGATCCAGGATACCAATTTAGACCATATACTGTTCTAGAGTATGTGATTGTAAATGAAGATTTTCGAGGTAATGGGATAGGTGAAAAGTTACTAAAGCATGTAGAGCAAATATCAATTGCAAGAGGATCCACAAGAATTATCTTATTAAGTAGTACAACTAGAATAGAAGCACATAAATTCTTTGCTAAAAATGGTTATAATGGAACTATAAGTAAGGGCTTCAAGAAATATATATCAATTAATTAA
- a CDS encoding DM13 domain-containing protein, with amino-acid sequence MKRKYVLLIGGSIIVGGILWSLFRPEKLFIDKQVNEALPQTEIQSNKTKQQEERVISTGQFQNGVHETTGTATIHQLGDGKRVLRLSNFSTSNGPDVRVVLVPTNRLKNNEDVKNHQYIELGKLKGNKGDQNYEIPEGIDVSTYGSVSIWCKRFNENFGAAYFEK; translated from the coding sequence ATGAAAAGAAAATATGTATTGCTTATAGGAGGTTCCATAATTGTTGGGGGAATTTTATGGTCATTGTTCCGCCCCGAGAAATTATTTATTGATAAGCAAGTGAATGAAGCATTGCCACAAACAGAAATACAATCAAACAAAACAAAACAACAAGAAGAACGAGTAATAAGTACAGGTCAGTTTCAAAACGGTGTTCATGAAACAACTGGAACGGCAACGATCCATCAATTAGGGGATGGAAAACGTGTTTTACGACTTTCAAATTTTTCAACTTCTAATGGACCAGATGTTCGAGTTGTATTAGTTCCTACGAATCGTTTGAAAAATAACGAAGATGTTAAAAACCATCAGTATATTGAATTAGGAAAGTTAAAGGGAAACAAAGGAGACCAAAACTATGAAATTCCTGAAGGGATAGATGTAAGCACATACGGTTCGGTTTCTATATGGTGTAAGAGATTTAATGAAAACTTTGGTGCGGCTTATTTTGAAAAGTAA
- a CDS encoding N-acetylmuramoyl-L-alanine amidase family protein codes for MKKKFNTIGIGKKVIPTAAALGILFSVAPIAENKASAGIGTVLDVTITSLGIVKDIYEGLGISTGDPDLTDYTGPYAENVSYRAPNFKSGEFNISMHHTKNDSNFTKQIKVLYPDGKSEIHKLKSGQQLKLTEAGTIVDLNPDAESVSEHNLLYITQAQLDEGKTGVALNQVNTIYVEKTSGQNVILRDEFYKKKFGERSLDGFKGLFTDLFSYLTEEEKKIATLTSHPVGREVLSNYVMNNPEARADFNNRSTNILAESTKILETPITLPFSILNDGKPYQIIPYKKGTNKVLVKTGSKYLSGKEGNALQYSDSIGDDEVFELVQTGNSHDNKFQFYLKNKNGVSLAGNSYVQQFGTDWSFKSEIRFTAKTNNEIHNWLREWYPGKENEKQNYDGIEFRSNDKGDSSIWTAYDSTGKLIKNSWINQGTQNPGWYYADASGVLLKGWQKIEGNTYYFNPESNMMASGINSQIEGKYYHFNDSGALQRSAWRDNYYSDASGALVKEGLREIDGKIYDFQNYQPTKNKLRLEDQKVILHFSDKGVLERASDLNGNALTTPTTVIFNEKQLAFEKNGAIRKSGVTEKRAFPQPDGSEKDAIHYYSLEEGATYAGWKTIDGKKYHFKDGAHYTFDGHETIDGKRYYFNHDGEAKLTGFDKVDGKIYHYDDKGVMQTGWQEIDGKWYYFDDSGAAKIGWFSVGGGYHFPYYGYFTYYAKQDGSIYTDTKVEINGKTYKFDSHGHKGY; via the coding sequence ATGAAGAAAAAATTTAATACAATTGGAATTGGAAAGAAAGTCATTCCTACCGCAGCGGCATTAGGTATTCTTTTTTCAGTAGCTCCTATTGCAGAAAACAAGGCTAGCGCAGGGATAGGTACCGTACTCGATGTGACGATTACTTCATTAGGTATAGTGAAAGACATTTATGAAGGACTTGGAATATCTACAGGGGATCCCGACTTAACTGATTACACTGGTCCCTATGCAGAGAATGTATCTTACAGAGCTCCTAATTTTAAATCTGGGGAATTCAATATCTCTATGCATCATACGAAAAATGATTCGAATTTTACTAAGCAGATTAAAGTACTTTATCCAGATGGAAAAAGTGAAATTCATAAATTAAAATCAGGACAGCAGCTTAAGCTTACAGAAGCGGGTACCATTGTAGATCTAAATCCTGATGCAGAATCTGTGTCAGAACACAATCTTCTTTATATTACACAAGCGCAATTAGATGAAGGAAAAACGGGAGTTGCGCTTAACCAAGTTAATACTATATATGTAGAAAAAACATCTGGTCAAAATGTAATTCTTCGTGACGAATTTTATAAGAAAAAATTTGGGGAACGTTCTCTTGACGGATTTAAAGGTTTATTTACTGACCTATTCTCTTATTTAACAGAAGAAGAAAAGAAGATAGCAACATTGACTTCACATCCAGTAGGCAGAGAAGTTCTTTCTAATTATGTTATGAATAACCCTGAAGCTCGTGCGGATTTTAATAACCGGTCAACTAATATATTGGCGGAATCTACAAAAATCCTAGAGACACCTATTACACTACCATTTAGTATACTAAATGACGGTAAACCTTATCAAATTATCCCCTATAAAAAAGGGACGAATAAAGTATTGGTAAAAACAGGTTCAAAATATCTTTCAGGGAAAGAAGGAAATGCACTTCAATATTCTGATTCGATTGGTGATGATGAAGTGTTTGAACTTGTTCAGACCGGTAATTCTCATGATAATAAATTCCAATTCTATTTAAAAAACAAGAATGGAGTAAGTTTGGCTGGTAATTCTTATGTTCAACAATTTGGTACTGATTGGAGTTTCAAATCCGAAATTCGTTTCACTGCAAAAACTAACAATGAAATTCATAACTGGTTAAGAGAATGGTACCCTGGGAAAGAAAATGAGAAACAGAATTATGACGGAATAGAGTTCAGAAGTAATGATAAAGGTGATAGTTCTATATGGACTGCATATGATTCTACTGGAAAATTGATTAAAAATAGTTGGATAAACCAAGGTACGCAAAATCCCGGTTGGTATTATGCAGATGCTTCAGGAGTTCTCTTGAAGGGTTGGCAGAAAATTGAGGGGAATACGTATTATTTTAATCCGGAGTCTAACATGATGGCTTCAGGAATAAATTCACAAATTGAGGGTAAGTACTATCACTTTAATGATTCTGGTGCTTTGCAACGATCAGCATGGAGAGATAATTACTATTCTGATGCTTCTGGAGCGTTGGTTAAAGAAGGTTTGCGGGAAATCGATGGTAAAATTTATGATTTCCAAAATTACCAACCTACTAAAAATAAACTACGTTTAGAAGATCAAAAAGTCATTCTTCATTTTTCTGACAAGGGCGTGCTTGAGAGAGCTTCTGATCTGAATGGAAACGCACTAACTACTCCTACAACTGTTATTTTTAACGAGAAACAACTAGCCTTTGAGAAAAACGGTGCTATTAGAAAATCAGGAGTGACTGAAAAGAGAGCTTTCCCTCAACCGGATGGAAGCGAAAAGGATGCAATCCACTATTATAGCTTAGAAGAAGGAGCTACTTATGCTGGTTGGAAAACGATTGATGGAAAGAAATATCATTTCAAAGATGGCGCACACTATACTTTCGATGGACATGAAACCATTGACGGAAAAAGATATTATTTTAATCATGACGGAGAAGCTAAGCTAACAGGGTTCGATAAAGTTGATGGTAAGATATACCATTATGACGATAAAGGCGTAATGCAAACGGGCTGGCAAGAAATCGATGGTAAATGGTATTACTTCGATGATTCTGGAGCAGCTAAGATAGGATGGTTCTCAGTTGGTGGTGGGTATCATTTCCCTTATTACGGATACTTTACGTATTATGCTAAACAGGATGGTTCAATTTATACAGATACCAAGGTTGAAATTAACGGAAAAACCTATAAATTTGATAGCCATGGACACAAAGGCTATTAA
- a CDS encoding YjcZ family sporulation protein, whose amino-acid sequence MGFGGSCGGFGGGFALLIVLFILLIIIGCSCWGGGFGC is encoded by the coding sequence ATGGGCTTTGGAGGTAGTTGTGGTGGTTTTGGTGGCGGATTCGCTTTACTAATTGTCCTGTTCATTCTGCTAATTATCATTGGTTGCAGTTGTTGGGGCGGCGGATTCGGTTGCTAG